In the genome of Streptomyces sp. NBC_00433, the window CGGGGCGCGGCGGACGAGGTCGCCCCCGGGGCGGCGCTCACGTCACCCTGCGCCACCGGGGCGCCTTGCCTCCGCGTCGCCGTGGGCGCGGCGGACGGCGTGCCTGCGGGGCCGCGGCCGGCCACCGGGCCGGCGTCGGACCCGCGCTGCGCGTCGTACACGAACCAGCCCGCCACCAGCGCCACGGCCACCACCACCGCGGTGATGACCAGCGACCGGCCCCGAGCGCCCCCGTGTGACTCGTTGCTGAACACGCCCGCGACTCTATCGGCCCTTCTCGCCGCCCGGCACCGCCCCCGGTGAACCGGCCCGCGGATCGGCGGCGGTACTACCGTACGACGCTGCCGGTCACTCTCCGCAACAGCTGGAGGGAGCGGGTCTCCGCTTCCCGGACGAAGGCGCCGGACTCCAGCGCGCGGCGGTAGACGCGGTAAGGCGCCTGGCCGCCGTCGGCGGGGTCGGCGAAGACGTCGTGGATCGCCAGCAGCCCGCCCTCGGCGACCCGGGGCGCCCAGCCCTCGTAGTCGGCCGTCGCGTGCTCGTCGGTGTGCCCGCCGTCGATGAAGACCAGGCTGAAGGGCCGCGTCCACAGCGCCGCCACCTGCGGCGACCGCCCCACCACGGCGACCACGTGCTCTTCGAGTCCGGCCGCGTGCAGGGTGCGGCGGAAGTGCGGCACGGTGTCGATCAGGCCGGTGTGCGGGTCGACCAGCGACGGGTCGTGGTATTCCCAGCCGGGCTGCTGCTCCTCGCTGCCCCTGTGGTGGTCCACGGTCACCACGACCGTGCCCGCCTGCCGGGCCGCGTCCGCCAGCAGGATCGTGGACCGCCCGCAGTAGGTGCCGACTTCGAGCAGTGGCAGCCCCAGGCCGGCGGCGGCCTTCTGCGCCGCCTCGTGGAGCGCCAGGCCCTCGTCGGCGGGCATGAACCCCTTGGCGGCCTCGAACGCCGCGAGCGCGTCAGTCATCCCGGCATCCTACGAAGCGGCTGGTCGCGGTGGCCCGGACCGCTGGTCGTAGGGCGAAATGCCGATGCCGCGGGGGCAGTTGGCACGGCAGCATGGATGCCGTGAGTGAAGCCATCGGACAGCGCACCCCGACAGGACCCACCAATCCCACCGAACCCGGCACGAAGCGCGCCGCGCCACCGGCGTGGGCGGTGCTGCTCGCGGTCTGTGCGGGACAGTTCCTCGTCGTGCTCGACGTGTCCGTCGTCAATGTCGCGCTGCCGTCGATGCGCGGCGCCCTCGGCTTCGGCGAGACCGGCCAGCAGTGGGTGGTCAACGGTTACGCGCTCGCCTTCGCGGGCTTCCTGCTCCTCGGCGGCCGGGCCGCCGACCTCTTCGGACGCAAGCGCACCTTCCTCACCGGCCTCGCGCTCTTCACCGCCGCCAGCCTGGCCGGCGGCCTCGCCCAGAGCCCCTCGATGCTGATCACCGCCCGCGTGATGCAGGGCCTCGGCTCGGCGGTGCTCGCCCCGACCACGCTGTCCATCCTCACCACCTCCTTCCCCGAGGGCCCCGAGCGGACCCGGGCCATCGGCACCTGGACCGCGGTCGGCGCCGGCGGCGGCGCGGCCGGCGGCCTGGTCGGCGGGCTGCTCACCGACCTGCTGTCCTGGCGCTGGGTGCTGCTGGTCAACGTGCCCATCGGCGCGCTGGTCCTGGTCGGCGCGGCCCTGTGGCTGACCGAGAGCCGGGGCGCCACCGTCCGCCGGCTCGACGTCCCGGGCGCGGTCCTGGTCACCGGCGGCGTCGCCGCCATCGCCTTCGGCATCGCGCAGACCGAGTCGCACGGCTGGACCTCGGCGGTGTCGCTCGGCCCGCTGATCGGCGGGCTCGCGATCCTCGCGCTGTTCACCGCGGTCGAGGCGCGTACCGCCCAACCGCTCATCCCCTTGCGGCTGTTCAGCATCCGCTCGGTGTCCTCGGCCAACACGGTGCTCTTCACAGCGGGCGCCGCGACCTTCGCCACCTGGTATTTCCTGTCCCTCTACATGCAACAGGTGCTGCACTACAGCCCGATACGCACCGGCCTGTCCTTCCTCCCGCACACCGTCGCGATCATCATCGGCTCCAAGCTCGCCCCGCGGCTGATGGGCCGCTTCGACGCCCGGCTGATCGCCGCGGCCGGCGGCGTGGTCGCGGTCGCGGGCGCGCTGTGGCAGAGCAGGATCACCGCGGACGGCACCTTCCTCGGCATCATCCTCGGCCCCGGCATCCTGACCATGCTCGGCGCGGGCATGCTGCTCACCCCGGTCTCCGCCGTGGCCATGTCGGGCGTCGGCCGCGGCGACCAGGGCCTGGTCTCCGGCCTGCTCAACACCTCACGCCAGCTCGGCGGCGCGCTGGGCCTGACCATCCTCGCGACGGCGGCCGCGTCCCGTATCTCCACCCGCGCCTCGGGCGGCGCCGACTCCGCCCACGCCCTGTCCGCCGGCTACGGCCTGGCCTTCCTGATCGGCGCGGCCTTCATCGCGGCCGGTACGTGCCTGGTGGTGCTGCTGCCGAAGCCGGTGCCGCGGGCGCGGTGACGCGAACGGGCCGCCGGGTGCCGCCGGCCTCCGCGGCCCGCGTCGGGGTCCGCGTCAGAGCCAGCCGTTCTGCCGGGCGGTGCGCAGCGCCTCCATGCGGTTGCGGGTGCCGGTCTTGCCGATCGCGGCCGACAGGTAGTTGCGTACCGTCGACTCCGACAGGAAGAGCCGCCCCGCGATGTCGGCGACGGTGGCGCCGTCCGCCGCCGCGTTCAGCACGTCCTGCTCCCGCGGGGTCAGCGGGCTCGGGCCCGTGCTGAGCGCCGCGGCGGCCAGCGCGGGGTCGATGACCCGCTCGCCCCGCAGCACCCGCCGGATCGCCCCGGCCAGCTCCTCCACCGGCCCGTCCTTCACCAGGAAACCGGCCGCCCCCGCCTCCATCGCCCGCCGCAGATACCCCGGCCGCCCGAAGGTCGTGAGGATCAGCACCTGGCACTCCGGCAGCAGCCGCCGCAGTTCCGCGGCCGCGTCCAGCCCGCTGCGCCCCGGCAGTTCGATGTCGAGCAGCGCCACATCGGGCCGTGCGGCCAGCGCCTCCTCGACGATCCGATCCCCTGCCGCGACCTGGGCGACGACCTCCATGTCGTCCTCCAGGTCCAACAGGAGCGCCAACGCCCCGCGCATCATGCCCTGATCCTCGGCGAGCAGCACCCGCACGGGCTTGTCCTGGTCCGTCACCCGCCCAGCGTATCCAGCCGCCCGCCGTGGCCCTACGGCGTGGGCCGCGGCCGCCGCGCCGACACGGTGTTTGCAAAAGTGCTCCCGCGGGCGGCGTAGCTTGGGTCACCGTGACCCAATACCTCGTCGGCTCCCGGGCCAGCAATCTCGCGAAAGCGCAGGTAAGGGAATATCTGCGGCCCTTGCGCGAGCGTTTCCCCGACGTCACCTTCACCCACCGGGTGATCCTGGAAGGCGGCGACAGGGACCGTAAGTCACCGGTCTCCGCGGTGTCGCCGGTGAGCGGCGGCTCCGCCTTCAGCACGGAGCAGGAGGCGGCGCTGTCGCGCGGTGACGTGGACGTGGTCGTCCACTCGCTCAAGGACCTCCCCACGTCGAATCCGGCAGGCCTCATGCTGATGCCGCCTCCCGGCAGGGAGGACGTCGCCGACGCGCTGTGCGGCTCGACGCTCGCCGGACTGCGCAAGGGGGCGAGGGTCGGCACGGGCGCCGCGCGCCGGGCGGCCCAACTCCTCGCGGTACGCCCCGACCTCCAGGTCGTCCCGATTCGCGGCAATGTCCCGCCCCGCCTGAAGAAGATCGAGACGGAGGGCCTGGACGCGGTCGTCCTCGCGGCGGCGGGCCTTCGCCGGCTCGGCCTCGACGACGCCATCGGCGAGATCCTCCCCCTCGACCTCTTCCCGCCGAGCCCCGGCCAGGGCGCCCTGGGAATCCAGGTCCGCACCGACAACTCCGCGGTACGTGAGATCCTCGCCACCGCGGGCGACCCGTCGGCCGACGCCCAGGTCCGCGCCGAGCGCGCCTTCCTGGCCGAACTCCACGGCGGCTGCAGCGTCCCCGTCGGCGCCTACGCCGAGCCCCTCCCCGACGGCCTCCTCCGCCTGACCGGCCAGGTGACCTCCCTCGACGGCACGCGACGCGTCTCGGCCCACCGCACCGGCCCGGCGGCCGAGCCGGAGAAGCTCGGCACCGCCCTGGCCGCGGAGCTGATCGCCCAGGGCGCCCAGGTGATCCTCGACGCCGTACGGGCCGCGGCGGCGGGCTGAAGACGTCACGCTGCCAGCGCGGCGGGTTCAGGTAAAACCAATCTAGGTAGATGTAATCTACGTAGATGGAATCTACCTGAATGAAGGGGCGGGACAGTGGCTGAGACGTTCGTCGGTCGGCGGCAGGAGCTGGCCCTGCTGCGCAAGCGGCTCGACCGGGTCGCGGACTCGGGGGCCGGGACGGCTGTCGCGCTGCGCGGGCGGCGGCAGGTGGGGAAGTCGCGGCTCGTGCAGGAATTCTGCGACCGCGTCGAAGTGCCGTACCTCTTCTTCACCGCCACCAAGGGCGCCTCGCCGGTGGAGGCGGTGAGCGCCTTCTACGCGGAGCTGCGGGAGTCGGGGCTGCCCACCGACCCCGAGCTGGTGCCGAGCGGCGGGTCGGGCAGCTGGCCCGACGCCTTCCGGGTGCTGGCCTCCGTACTGCCCGACCGGCCGTCCGTCGTGGTCGTCGACGAGCTGCCGTGGCTCGCCGAGCAGGACGACCTCTTCGACGGTGCGCTGCAGACCGCGTGGGACCGGCTGCTGGCCAGGCGGCCGGTCCTGCTGCTGCTCCTCGGCAGCGACCTGCACATGATGGAGCGCCTCACCGCGTACGACCGGCCCTTCCACGGCAGGGCCGACACCATGATCCTCGGGCCGCTCAATCCCGCCGAGACCGGCCGGGCGCTCGGGCTGGAGGCGGCCGACGCCATCGACGCGCACCTGGTGTCCGGCGGCCTGCCCGGCATCCTGCGGGTGTGGCCGCACGGCACACCCGCGACGGCCTTCATCGAGGACGAGTGCGCCGACCCGGCGTCACCGCTCTTCGGAGTGCCCGAGGCCGCGCTGATGGCCGAATTCCCCGCGCCCGACCAGGCCCGCCGGGTCCTGGAGGCGGTCGGCAGCGGCGACCGTACGCACGCCAACATCGCCGCCGCGGCAGGCGGCCGGGAGGGTTCCCTTGCCTCGGGGGCGCTGTCGCCGCTGCTGCACCGCCTGGTCGCCGAGAAGCGGGTGCTCGCCGCGGACCTCCCGCTGTCCACCACTCCGGGGAAGCCCGCGCTCTACCGCGTGGCGGACAGCAGCCTGCGCCTCTACCTGGCCGCGCTGCGCTCCGCGCAGGAGCAGGCCCGCCGGGGCAGGTCGGACTCCGCCTACGACGTGGTGCGGCGGCGCTGGTCGACCTGGCGCGGACGGGCGGTCGAGCCGCTGGTCAGGGAGTCCCTGGAGCTGGCCGGAACAGCGGGGGACCTGCCGTGGCCGGACACCGAGGCAGTCGGCGGGTGGTGGAACCGCCGCTTCGACCCGGAGGTCGACCTCGTCGGCGCCGACCGAGGGCCCGTCGCGGGCGCCGTGCACTTCGCCGGTTCGATCAAGTGGCTGGACTCCGCCTTCGACGCCCGCGACCTCGCCGCACTCACCCGCGCCGCCCCGCGGATCCCCGGCTTCGACCCGGGAAGCACCGGCCTGGTGGTCGCCTCCCGCTCCGGCGCCGACCTGCCCCCGGGGGCGGTGGACGTGGTCTGGTCCCCGGCCGACGTCCTGGCCGCCTGGCCTGCGGGCTAGCATGCCGCCATGGCGTCAGACGCGGGGCTCGACCCCGACACGTTGCCCAAGGCCCAGTTCGGCTTCCCCGGGCCGCTGCGGGACCAGCTGGTCGCGGCGGTGCTGGACGGGAGCAAGACGTCCACCACCGGGGTCGTCGCCGACTACGAGCACGAGGGGGAGGCGCTGCCCGAGGTGGGGGAGCGGGCGGTCGTGGTGGATTCGGACGGGCGCGGGGTGGGCGTCATCGAGGTCACCGAGGTGCGGGTGGTGCCGCTGCGGGAGGTGGACCTCGCGCACGCCGTGGACGAGGGGGAGGGCTACGAGAGCGTCGCAGCCTGGCGGCGCGGGCACGAGGATTTCTGGCACGGGCCCGAGATGCGGGCCGCGCTGGACGACCCGGGATTCACCGTCGGCGACGACACCCCGCTGGTGCTCGAGCGCTTCCGGCTGGTCGCCGACCTCCGCGGCTGAAACAGCCGGTCAGGCGTCCTCGCCCAGCGGCAGCACCGCCGCGACCCGGAAGCCGCCGCCGGGGGAGGCGCCCGAGGTCAGGGAGCCGCCCGCGGCGGCGAGGCGTTCGGTCAGGCCGCGCAGCCCGGTGCCGGTGCGGGTGGCCTGGAGCGTGGCTCCCTCACCGGCGGCGGACAGCGGGCCGTGGCCGTTGTCGGTGATCGTCAGGCGGGCCAGGCCGTCGGCCGTGTGCAGTTCGATATCGGTCCGGGTCGCGCCGCTGTGGCGTACGACGTTGGTGACGCCCTCGCGCACCACCCAGCCCAGCAGCGCCTCGGTCTGCGGCGGCAGCGGCGGGCCCGACTCCTGGAGGACGACCTCGATGTCGGAGGCGGTCAGCGCCGAGCGCGCCCGGTCCAGCTCGGTGGACAGGCTGCCCTCGCGGTAGCCGGTGACGGCCTCACGGATCTCGGTGAGCGCCTGGCGGCCGACCGACTCGATGTCGCCGACCTGCGTCAGCGCCGCGTCCAGGTCGCGCGGCGCCAACCGCCGCGCGGCCTCGGCCTTCACCACGACCACCGACAGCGTGTGGCCCAGCAGGTCGTGCAGGTCGCGGGAGAAGCGCAGCCGCTCCTCGGCGACGGCATTGCGCGCCAGCTCCTGCCGGGTCGCCTTGAGCTGGTCCACCGCGTGGAAGAGGGTGATGATCACCGAGACGACCAGGCCGGACAGGAACGTGCCGTACGACAGGCTCGCCGTGCTCCAGAAGCCCTCGTGGTGCAGCCCCGACACGGTCCCGGCACTGGCGCTGAGCAGCATAAGCATCACGCCGAGCCCGCGGCGGCTGCTCGACACGCTGCCCGCGCACAGCGACACCAGCACGAACAGCAGCATGAAGTTGTCGCCGTAGCCGATCGCCAGCGACAGTGTGACGGCCGCGAGCGCCCACAGCAGCTGGTAGGGCAGCGGGCCGGTCCGCAGCCGCGCGTCGAAGGCGGACCTGATCGTCGATATGTAGAGCACGCAGAAGGCGACCAGGCCGGACGCGGCCAGCCACGGCATCGGCACCTCGCCCTTGACGATGTCCGTGGCCGGGCCGATCACCATCAGCAGCCACGGGATCAGCGCGC includes:
- a CDS encoding ASCH domain-containing protein, whose amino-acid sequence is MASDAGLDPDTLPKAQFGFPGPLRDQLVAAVLDGSKTSTTGVVADYEHEGEALPEVGERAVVVDSDGRGVGVIEVTEVRVVPLREVDLAHAVDEGEGYESVAAWRRGHEDFWHGPEMRAALDDPGFTVGDDTPLVLERFRLVADLRG
- a CDS encoding response regulator transcription factor — protein: MTDQDKPVRVLLAEDQGMMRGALALLLDLEDDMEVVAQVAAGDRIVEEALAARPDVALLDIELPGRSGLDAAAELRRLLPECQVLILTTFGRPGYLRRAMEAGAAGFLVKDGPVEELAGAIRRVLRGERVIDPALAAAALSTGPSPLTPREQDVLNAAADGATVADIAGRLFLSESTVRNYLSAAIGKTGTRNRMEALRTARQNGWL
- the hemC gene encoding hydroxymethylbilane synthase, encoding MTQYLVGSRASNLAKAQVREYLRPLRERFPDVTFTHRVILEGGDRDRKSPVSAVSPVSGGSAFSTEQEAALSRGDVDVVVHSLKDLPTSNPAGLMLMPPPGREDVADALCGSTLAGLRKGARVGTGAARRAAQLLAVRPDLQVVPIRGNVPPRLKKIETEGLDAVVLAAAGLRRLGLDDAIGEILPLDLFPPSPGQGALGIQVRTDNSAVREILATAGDPSADAQVRAERAFLAELHGGCSVPVGAYAEPLPDGLLRLTGQVTSLDGTRRVSAHRTGPAAEPEKLGTALAAELIAQGAQVILDAVRAAAAG
- a CDS encoding MFS transporter encodes the protein MLLAVCAGQFLVVLDVSVVNVALPSMRGALGFGETGQQWVVNGYALAFAGFLLLGGRAADLFGRKRTFLTGLALFTAASLAGGLAQSPSMLITARVMQGLGSAVLAPTTLSILTTSFPEGPERTRAIGTWTAVGAGGGAAGGLVGGLLTDLLSWRWVLLVNVPIGALVLVGAALWLTESRGATVRRLDVPGAVLVTGGVAAIAFGIAQTESHGWTSAVSLGPLIGGLAILALFTAVEARTAQPLIPLRLFSIRSVSSANTVLFTAGAATFATWYFLSLYMQQVLHYSPIRTGLSFLPHTVAIIIGSKLAPRLMGRFDARLIAAAGGVVAVAGALWQSRITADGTFLGIILGPGILTMLGAGMLLTPVSAVAMSGVGRGDQGLVSGLLNTSRQLGGALGLTILATAAASRISTRASGGADSAHALSAGYGLAFLIGAAFIAAGTCLVVLLPKPVPRAR
- a CDS encoding sensor histidine kinase — protein: MATKDHPAAERCRAGRQWWTRGPAEFEREIEHLKAPDGGALIPWLLMVIGPATDIVKGEVPMPWLAASGLVAFCVLYISTIRSAFDARLRTGPLPYQLLWALAAVTLSLAIGYGDNFMLLFVLVSLCAGSVSSSRRGLGVMLMLLSASAGTVSGLHHEGFWSTASLSYGTFLSGLVVSVIITLFHAVDQLKATRQELARNAVAEERLRFSRDLHDLLGHTLSVVVVKAEAARRLAPRDLDAALTQVGDIESVGRQALTEIREAVTGYREGSLSTELDRARSALTASDIEVVLQESGPPLPPQTEALLGWVVREGVTNVVRHSGATRTDIELHTADGLARLTITDNGHGPLSAAGEGATLQATRTGTGLRGLTERLAAAGGSLTSGASPGGGFRVAAVLPLGEDA
- a CDS encoding class I SAM-dependent methyltransferase, encoding MTDALAAFEAAKGFMPADEGLALHEAAQKAAAGLGLPLLEVGTYCGRSTILLADAARQAGTVVVTVDHHRGSEEQQPGWEYHDPSLVDPHTGLIDTVPHFRRTLHAAGLEEHVVAVVGRSPQVAALWTRPFSLVFIDGGHTDEHATADYEGWAPRVAEGGLLAIHDVFADPADGGQAPYRVYRRALESGAFVREAETRSLQLLRRVTGSVVR
- a CDS encoding ATP-binding protein: MAETFVGRRQELALLRKRLDRVADSGAGTAVALRGRRQVGKSRLVQEFCDRVEVPYLFFTATKGASPVEAVSAFYAELRESGLPTDPELVPSGGSGSWPDAFRVLASVLPDRPSVVVVDELPWLAEQDDLFDGALQTAWDRLLARRPVLLLLLGSDLHMMERLTAYDRPFHGRADTMILGPLNPAETGRALGLEAADAIDAHLVSGGLPGILRVWPHGTPATAFIEDECADPASPLFGVPEAALMAEFPAPDQARRVLEAVGSGDRTHANIAAAAGGREGSLASGALSPLLHRLVAEKRVLAADLPLSTTPGKPALYRVADSSLRLYLAALRSAQEQARRGRSDSAYDVVRRRWSTWRGRAVEPLVRESLELAGTAGDLPWPDTEAVGGWWNRRFDPEVDLVGADRGPVAGAVHFAGSIKWLDSAFDARDLAALTRAAPRIPGFDPGSTGLVVASRSGADLPPGAVDVVWSPADVLAAWPAG